The region CATGTTGCCGGCGTGGTTGGCATGGTCGACGCGGCCGCCCTCGATCATCAGGTAATAGCCGTTCTCGTTGCCCTGCATGCTTTTGATCGCCACTTCGGTCAGGTCGGTCAGCGAGGGTTCGGTCTCGGGGCGGTCCGCCTCGTAATTCATGTGGCTTTCGCCATAGAGACCCAGGATCGGCTTGGTCGTATCGGCGGCCAGCGTGGTTTCGCGGTTCCAGGCATATTGCCAGCCCTTGGCCTTGAGTTCCTCGACCAGGTTTCGGTCCAACCGCCGGCCTGCGGCGCCGTTTTCATCGGTGATGCCATTGGGGAAAAAGCCCCGGCTGCCGCCGCCAAGCGCAAGGTCGATGATGCCGGCATCAGCGGCATCGACCATCTGCGCGGCAATGTCCTTCTGCGCGCAATCAGGCGGCAGCTCGCTGTCATCTTCCCAGTCACGCTGCGCGCTTTTGGCGAAGACCGCCGCCGGGGTGGCATGGGTCAGCCGCGCGGTCGAGACGATGCCCACCGACTTGCCCATATCGGTGACGATCTCGGCGAAGGTGGTCAGTCCGGCCGTGGCCGCCGCATCGCAGCTGTCGAAATCGCCGGCATCGTCGATGTTCACGGTGCCGTTGCGCGACTTGATCCCGGTGTTCAGCGCACTGGCGGTCGGCGCCGAATCCGGCGTCTGGCCGTTCGAGGTATAGGTCTTGGACAGGCCCACGAAGGGCAGCTTTTCCTGCGGCAGCACGAAATCATCGCCGAGGCCCCCGGCCTTCTGCCCCATCCAGATCCGCGTCGCATATTGGGTCGAGAGGCTGTTGCCATCGGCCACGAACAGGATGACGTTCTTGGCCCGTTTCGTGTTGGGCGCGATCGCCTCGCGCGCGGCGATGACCGCCTCGGCATCGGTGTACCATTTGCTGTCTTTCTGGGCGATCGGCACCTCGGCGAAAGCCGGCAGTGCAAGAGCGGCAGAGATCAGCGTTGCGAGTCGAACAGACATGATTTCCTCCCCTTTCATGATCCGAGAGACATTAAGGACACGAAATCGTGAGCAGAGCAAATGCGGAATGCTTCGCGTGGGGGTAGAGTTGAGGGGTGGTCGTGAGGCCGTTCACCCGGATTTAACGGTTCCGCGCGAGGTTGGCGCATATCGCGCTATCTCCGCCCCCGCCTGCCCGGCGTTCCGATCTTCTTCACCGTCACGCTGGCGCAACGGGATAGCTGGCTGTTGGTCGAGGAGATCGACCGCCTGCGCATGGCGGTTGCCGCGACGCGCTCCACGCGGCCCTTTGCGATCGAGGCCTGGGTGGTCTTGCCTGATCACCTGCATTGCATCTGGCGCCTGCCGGATGGGGATACAGATTACTCGGCAAGGTGGGGCGCGATCAAGGCGCGGTGCACCCGGGCGGTGACGGCGGAGGTGGGGTGGAACCCCACCCTACGCTCGGCCTCCAAGGTAGCGAAGGGCGATGCCGGGCTGTGGCAGCGCAGGTTCTGGGAGCATCATCTCCGCGACGAGGCCGATCTCGCGGCGCATCTGCGCTATTGCTGGTGGAACCCGGTGAAGCATAGGTTGGTCGAGCGGCCCGAGGATTGGCCCTATTCGTCTTTCCATCGGGACAAGGCGGGGGGGCGGATGGATTGGGTCAGCCGGTTTGATCGCGACGCCCGGACGTAGGGTGGGGTTTCACCCCACCATTGCGTGGGTCCGGTTCAGGTTGGCGTTTATTGATGTGGCGCGCGCGGATGGTGGGGTGGAACCCCACCCTACGGTTGCTCACCATAATTTGCGCCAACAGTTCTGTAGACGACTAGTGGCGTTACGCCGAAGCAGTTACTTGGCCTCCCCATTGTGCTTCTAAATACAGGAACAAACGCATCAAGTATGGCTGTTACAGCTGCACTTTCGTCACCAGTAAAATTGCTAAAATCGGGAGCCTGCTGATCTAACCCTCCGGGTAACGCATCGACGATACCGATAACCGACCAAACTCCCGGGATATTCGAGCCATAGTTGAGCATCATATCTGAACTGCGAATACGCAACGAGTCTTCGCGTAGTATGCTCCACACCCTCGCCTTTTCGCCCTGGAAAATGGCCTGAACAGTATGAGGCAGATGCTCTGACATTTCTAGAAAAAGCTCTAGGCCATCAGGCTCAGTTTTCTTAGTCTTGGTTGATGTGCGATTCTTAGCTCGCACTTGCTGCCGTGGCATCCCCGCTTGCGCATCAACTCCCGAGCGTGCCGCTGCTTGAAACGAGGGTAGCTTCCAAAAGCTTTTTAACTGACCAAGATCGCGAACTGATAGGTGGCCAGAGTGCCTTACTATCGAGCCAGGAGGCGCATTCTCGATAGTCTTATTGATCATGCCCCGCGCTGTTGCTTCATCTAGAAAGTTAAGTGTGTTAAGCCAACGAGCATCATAAAGCTGTTGGCGCTGACGCTGGAGTGACGCCGAGTACCCATCTTTGACATCTAGTTGTCCGCTGGCGACGCCGATGTTACCTTTCCCATGCGCACCCACCTCCTCGGTTTTCGCTCGGACTGCGGTTTCTTGGCTCACCATTTGAACAAGTGCGCCATAATCGTTAAGTTGCGAAAGTATCGAGGAGATTCGATCTTGATCAACATACAAAAAATCAAGGATCAAATTTTCCTTTGCTTGTTCTGCCACCCTGTCGAATGTCCTTTTCAAAATCACCTATCTCGCGTTCTATTTCAGCGGATTTTCGCTTAATTGTGTCCGCTCTATCCGATAGGTCAGGTTCGGCATCCGCCTTTCGTGCAAGCAGAGATTTGAGCCAAACCCACACCGCTCACTCCATCTTCAACGCCTGAATAAACGCCGTCTGCGGGATCTCAACCTTCCCGAACTGGCGCATCTTCTTTTTCCCGGCCTTCTGCTTTTCCAGCAGCTTCTTCTTCCGCGTGGCGTCGCCGCCATAGCATTTCGCCGTCACGTCCTTGCGCATGGCCGACAGGGTCTCGCGGGCGATCACGCGTGACCCGATCGCCGCCTGGATCGGGATCTTGAACATGTGGCGCGGGATCAGCTCTTTCAGCTTTTCCACCATCACCCGGCCGCGGCTTTCGGCGCGGTCGCGGTGCACCATGATCGACAGCGCGTCGACCGGCTCGTCATTCACCAGGATCGACATCTTCACGAGGAAATCCTCGCGGTATTCCGACAGTTGGTAGTCGAAGGAGGCATAACCCTTGGTCACCGATTTCAGCCGGTCGTAGAAGTCGAAGACCACCTCGGCCAGGGGCAAGTCATAGACCACCATGGCGCGCTGGCCGGCATAGGTCAGGTCCAGCTGGATGCCGCGGCGGTCCTGGCACAGTTTCAGCACGTCGCCCAGATATTCGTCGGGGACCATGATCGTCGCCTTGATCCGCGGTTCCTCGATATGGTCGACATAGGTCAGGTCGGGCATGTCGGCGGGGTTGTGCAGGTCGCGCACCTCGCCGTCGTTCATGTGCAGCCGGAAGACCACGCTTGGCGCGGTGGTGATCAGGTCCAGGTCGTATTCGCGTTCCAGCCGGTCGCGGATCACCTCGAGATGCAGGAGGCCCAGGAAGCCGCAGCGGAAGCCGAAGCCGAGCGCGGCCGAGGTCTCCATCTCGTAGGAAAAGCTGGCATCGTTCAGCGCCAGCTTCTCGATGGCATCACGCAGCGCCTCGAAATCATTGGCATCGACCGGGAAGAGGCCGCAGAAGACCACCGGCTGCGCCGGCTTGAAGCCCGGCAGCGGCGTCTCGGCGCCCTTGCGTTCATGGGTGATGGTGTCGCCGACGCGGGTGTCGCGGACCTGCTTGATCGAGGCGGTGAAGACGCCGATCTCGCCCGGCCCCAATTCGGCGATGTCCTGCATCTGCGGGCGCAGCACGGCCAGCTTGTCGATGCCGTAGATGGCGCCGGTCTGCATCATCTTGATGCGGTCGCCCTTCTTCACCATGCCGTCCATCACCCGGATCATGACGACGACGCCGAGATAGGCGTCATACCATGAATCGACCAGCATCGCCTTCAGGGGCGCGTTGCGGTCGCCCTTGGGCGCGGGCAGGCGCTGGACGATGGCTTCCAGCACGTCGGGAATGCCAAGCCCGGTCTTGGCCGAGATCGGGATCGCGTCCGAGGCGTCGATGCCGATGACATCCTCGATGTTTTCCTTGACCCGCTCGGGTTCCGCCGCCGGCAGGTCGATCTTGTTCAGCACCGGCACGATCTCGTGCCCGGCATCGATGGCCTGGT is a window of Paracoccus zhejiangensis DNA encoding:
- a CDS encoding alkaline phosphatase — translated: MSVRLATLISAALALPAFAEVPIAQKDSKWYTDAEAVIAAREAIAPNTKRAKNVILFVADGNSLSTQYATRIWMGQKAGGLGDDFVLPQEKLPFVGLSKTYTSNGQTPDSAPTASALNTGIKSRNGTVNIDDAGDFDSCDAAATAGLTTFAEIVTDMGKSVGIVSTARLTHATPAAVFAKSAQRDWEDDSELPPDCAQKDIAAQMVDAADAGIIDLALGGGSRGFFPNGITDENGAAGRRLDRNLVEELKAKGWQYAWNRETTLAADTTKPILGLYGESHMNYEADRPETEPSLTDLTEVAIKSMQGNENGYYLMIEGGRVDHANHAGNMARAVTDGEAFALAIEKALTMVDTEETLVIVTADHGHGLEFNGYCGRGTPITGLCYDVADNGNEHAETFAQGLDGKPFTVAGYMNGPGSVMVGEEGANDWTGTRKVPTQEEATHIDYLQDALVPLPSESHSAVDVPIMAAGPWAHLLGGVVEQNVIFHVMLKAVSTE
- a CDS encoding REP-associated tyrosine transposase; its protein translation is MAQRDSWLLVEEIDRLRMAVAATRSTRPFAIEAWVVLPDHLHCIWRLPDGDTDYSARWGAIKARCTRAVTAEVGWNPTLRSASKVAKGDAGLWQRRFWEHHLRDEADLAAHLRYCWWNPVKHRLVERPEDWPYSSFHRDKAGGRMDWVSRFDRDART
- a CDS encoding DUF6414 family protein, translating into MAEQAKENLILDFLYVDQDRISSILSQLNDYGALVQMVSQETAVRAKTEEVGAHGKGNIGVASGQLDVKDGYSASLQRQRQQLYDARWLNTLNFLDEATARGMINKTIENAPPGSIVRHSGHLSVRDLGQLKSFWKLPSFQAAARSGVDAQAGMPRQQVRAKNRTSTKTKKTEPDGLELFLEMSEHLPHTVQAIFQGEKARVWSILREDSLRIRSSDMMLNYGSNIPGVWSVIGIVDALPGGLDQQAPDFSNFTGDESAAVTAILDAFVPVFRSTMGRPSNCFGVTPLVVYRTVGANYGEQP
- the lepA gene encoding translation elongation factor 4, whose amino-acid sequence is MTDLDLIRNFSIVAHIDHGKSTLADRLIQMTGTVAERDMKAQLLDSMDIERERGITIKANTVRIDYPAKDGRKYVLNLIDTPGHVDFAYEVSRSMRAVEGSLLVVDASQGVEAQTLANVYQAIDAGHEIVPVLNKIDLPAAEPERVKENIEDVIGIDASDAIPISAKTGLGIPDVLEAIVQRLPAPKGDRNAPLKAMLVDSWYDAYLGVVVMIRVMDGMVKKGDRIKMMQTGAIYGIDKLAVLRPQMQDIAELGPGEIGVFTASIKQVRDTRVGDTITHERKGAETPLPGFKPAQPVVFCGLFPVDANDFEALRDAIEKLALNDASFSYEMETSAALGFGFRCGFLGLLHLEVIRDRLEREYDLDLITTAPSVVFRLHMNDGEVRDLHNPADMPDLTYVDHIEEPRIKATIMVPDEYLGDVLKLCQDRRGIQLDLTYAGQRAMVVYDLPLAEVVFDFYDRLKSVTKGYASFDYQLSEYREDFLVKMSILVNDEPVDALSIMVHRDRAESRGRVMVEKLKELIPRHMFKIPIQAAIGSRVIARETLSAMRKDVTAKCYGGDATRKKKLLEKQKAGKKKMRQFGKVEIPQTAFIQALKME